One genomic window of Desulfuromonas sp. AOP6 includes the following:
- a CDS encoding NUDIX domain-containing protein, giving the protein MEFAKQPQIKTSVVACIIDEQERILLTRRCIEPFCSQWVMPGGKIDHGEPILEALHREVQEEVGIAVRVEGLIDVFERLGIGERNDHFIILYYRCAPLTFELQPNGSECTEARWVGREDLSALSIPAGTRHILGKIYPGLFPEAQAPPIGAIENEIPGGTFPSP; this is encoded by the coding sequence ATGGAATTCGCCAAACAGCCCCAGATCAAGACCTCGGTGGTCGCCTGCATCATCGATGAGCAGGAACGCATTCTGCTCACCCGCCGCTGCATCGAGCCGTTCTGCAGCCAGTGGGTGATGCCCGGGGGAAAGATCGACCATGGCGAACCGATCCTGGAGGCCCTGCACCGGGAGGTGCAGGAAGAGGTCGGCATCGCGGTGCGGGTCGAGGGGCTCATTGATGTCTTTGAACGCCTGGGCATCGGGGAGCGCAACGATCACTTCATCATCCTCTACTATCGCTGCGCGCCGCTGACCTTCGAGCTGCAGCCCAACGGCAGCGAATGCACGGAAGCCCGCTGGGTCGGGCGTGAGGACCTGTCGGCGCTGAGCATTCCGGCCGGCACCCGGCATATCCTGGGCAAGATCTATCCCGGCCTCTTTCCCGAGGCGCAGGCGCCACCGATCGGCGCCATCGAAAACGAGATTCCCGGCGGCACCTTCCCTTCGCCCTGA
- a CDS encoding argininosuccinate synthase yields MSKKSTVKKVVLAYSGGLDTSIILKWLTEEYDCEVVAYSADLGQGEELDHIPEKAKKTGASSCHILDLKEEFARDFVFPMFRANAIYEGRYFLGTSIARPLIAKAQMEIAAKEGADAVSHGATGKGNDQVRFEIAYYHFDPAIKVIAPWREWDMKSRTALEDYAKKHGIPVPTSKKFPWSSDRNLLHISFEGDILENPWAEAPEEMYVLTKRPEDAPDQPEYVEIEFEKGDAVAVNGERLSPAKLMARLNEIGGKHGIGRVDLMENRFVGMKSRGVYETPGGTILEEAHRAVESITMDREVMHLRDSLVPQYASMIYNGFWFAPERIALQTMIDQTQQTVNGKARIKLYKGHCRTVGRDSASDSLFNVDFATFEADDVYNQADAEGFIKLNALRLRIAAIQRQNKK; encoded by the coding sequence ATGTCCAAGAAGAGCACCGTCAAAAAAGTCGTCCTCGCCTATTCCGGCGGCCTGGACACCTCCATCATTCTCAAATGGCTCACCGAGGAGTACGATTGCGAAGTCGTGGCCTACTCCGCCGATCTCGGCCAGGGGGAAGAGCTTGACCATATCCCCGAGAAAGCCAAAAAGACCGGTGCCAGCAGCTGCCATATTCTTGACCTCAAAGAAGAATTCGCCCGCGACTTCGTCTTCCCCATGTTCCGCGCCAACGCCATCTACGAAGGGCGCTACTTCCTCGGCACCTCCATCGCCCGGCCGCTGATTGCCAAGGCGCAGATGGAGATCGCCGCCAAGGAAGGCGCCGACGCCGTCTCCCACGGCGCCACCGGCAAGGGCAACGACCAGGTGCGCTTCGAAATCGCCTACTACCACTTCGATCCGGCCATCAAGGTCATCGCCCCCTGGCGCGAGTGGGACATGAAGAGCCGCACCGCCCTGGAGGACTACGCCAAGAAGCACGGCATTCCCGTGCCCACCAGCAAGAAGTTCCCCTGGAGCTCTGACCGCAACCTGCTGCACATTTCCTTTGAAGGGGACATTCTGGAGAATCCCTGGGCCGAGGCGCCCGAAGAGATGTACGTGCTGACCAAGCGCCCCGAAGACGCTCCCGACCAGCCGGAATATGTCGAGATCGAGTTCGAAAAGGGGGATGCCGTCGCCGTCAATGGCGAGCGCCTTTCTCCGGCCAAGCTGATGGCCAGGCTCAATGAGATCGGCGGCAAACACGGCATCGGCCGCGTCGACCTCATGGAGAACCGCTTTGTCGGCATGAAGAGTCGCGGCGTCTACGAGACCCCGGGCGGCACCATCCTCGAAGAGGCCCATCGCGCCGTCGAGTCCATCACCATGGACCGCGAAGTCATGCACCTGCGTGACTCCCTGGTCCCCCAGTATGCCAGCATGATCTACAACGGCTTCTGGTTCGCTCCCGAACGCATTGCCCTGCAGACGATGATTGACCAGACCCAGCAGACCGTCAACGGCAAGGCCCGCATCAAGCTCTACAAGGGGCACTGCCGCACCGTCGGCCGCGACTCGGCCAGCGACAGCCTGTTCAATGTCGACTTCGCCACCTTCGAGGCAGACGATGTCTACAACCAGGCCGACGCCGAGGGCTTCATCAAGCTCAACGCCCTGCGCCTGCGCATCGCCGCCATTCAGCGTCAGAACAAAAAGTAA
- a CDS encoding RDD family protein, giving the protein MNIRCPHCDFSRNVDPAKVPAGTTRVTCPQCRQVFTFNPATDRAAQTAPPPPSEQTVCPACGLQQPTGDSCEGCGIIYEKWQRRQHELGQNPLSTETASEPTAAELPKAGFWVRVVASVVDSILVTVVQMVLGFILGLTAGLAGGDLSGEGNVMLGLTTGLFGMVLAVAYYVFFTGYCGQTPGKMAVRIKVIRTDGANIGYGSALLRETIGKGISTILFGIGYLMVAFDSQKQGLHDKIASTYVIKL; this is encoded by the coding sequence ATGAACATCCGCTGCCCCCACTGCGATTTTTCCCGTAACGTGGACCCTGCCAAGGTTCCCGCCGGCACCACCCGGGTAACCTGTCCCCAGTGTCGACAAGTCTTCACCTTCAACCCGGCCACGGACAGGGCTGCCCAGACGGCGCCCCCGCCCCCATCAGAGCAGACGGTTTGTCCGGCCTGTGGACTGCAGCAGCCGACCGGTGACTCCTGCGAGGGCTGCGGCATCATCTACGAGAAATGGCAGCGCCGTCAGCACGAACTGGGGCAGAATCCTCTCTCGACCGAGACAGCCTCTGAACCCACGGCGGCGGAGCTTCCCAAAGCCGGCTTCTGGGTGCGCGTCGTCGCTTCCGTGGTCGATTCGATTCTGGTCACTGTCGTACAGATGGTGCTCGGCTTTATCCTCGGGCTAACGGCCGGCCTGGCCGGCGGCGATCTCTCCGGCGAAGGGAATGTGATGCTGGGCCTGACCACCGGGCTGTTCGGCATGGTGCTGGCTGTAGCCTACTACGTCTTCTTCACGGGCTACTGCGGACAGACGCCGGGCAAAATGGCGGTGCGCATCAAGGTCATCCGCACCGATGGCGCCAACATCGGCTACGGCTCCGCCCTGCTGCGGGAGACCATCGGCAAAGGGATCTCTACCATCCTGTTCGGCATCGGCTACCTCATGGTGGCTTTCGATTCACAAAAACAGGGGCTGCACGATAAAATCGCCAGCACCTATGTTATAAAGTTGTAG
- the argF gene encoding ornithine carbamoyltransferase, giving the protein MKKDFLALTDWSRDELDRIFDLTRELKAKQKRGEEHHLLKGKTLGMVFEKSSTRTRVSFEVGMYQLGGHALFLHSGTTQLGRGEPIKDTARVMSRYVDGIMIRTFSQAGVEELARWSDIPIINGLTDSYHPCQIMADLFTVIEHKGHYQDLSYCWIGDGNNMAHSWINAAAVFGFELRVATPKGYEPDAEVVARAKELGANILYTHDPLEAAHGAQVLNTDVWASMGQEAEQKEREQAFVGFQLNDEVVAAAASDCIVLHCLPAHRGEEITDSVIEGPHSVVFDEAENRLHVQKAIMATLMA; this is encoded by the coding sequence GTGAAAAAAGACTTTCTGGCTCTCACCGACTGGAGCCGCGATGAACTTGACCGTATATTTGACCTGACCCGTGAGCTCAAGGCTAAACAGAAGCGCGGCGAGGAACATCACCTCCTCAAGGGCAAGACCCTGGGAATGGTTTTTGAGAAAAGCTCTACCCGCACCCGGGTTTCCTTCGAAGTGGGCATGTACCAGCTCGGCGGCCATGCCCTCTTTCTGCACTCGGGCACCACGCAGCTCGGCCGCGGTGAACCGATCAAGGATACCGCCCGCGTCATGTCCCGCTACGTCGACGGTATCATGATCCGTACTTTTTCTCAGGCCGGTGTTGAAGAGCTGGCGCGCTGGTCGGACATTCCCATCATCAATGGCCTGACCGACAGCTATCATCCCTGCCAGATCATGGCCGACCTCTTCACGGTCATTGAACACAAGGGGCACTACCAGGATCTGAGCTACTGCTGGATTGGCGACGGCAACAACATGGCGCACAGCTGGATCAACGCCGCCGCCGTCTTCGGCTTCGAGCTGCGGGTCGCCACGCCCAAAGGCTACGAACCCGATGCCGAAGTCGTGGCCCGGGCCAAAGAACTCGGCGCCAATATTCTTTACACCCACGACCCCCTGGAGGCCGCTCACGGCGCCCAGGTCCTCAACACCGATGTCTGGGCCAGCATGGGCCAGGAGGCCGAGCAGAAAGAGCGGGAGCAGGCCTTCGTCGGCTTTCAGCTCAATGACGAAGTGGTGGCGGCTGCCGCCTCCGACTGCATCGTGCTGCACTGTCTGCCGGCCCACCGCGGCGAGGAGATCACCGACTCCGTCATCGAAGGGCCCCATTCGGTGGTCTTTGACGAAGCCGAGAATCGTCTGCATGTGCAGAAGGCCATCATGGCCACCCTCATGGCCTGA
- a CDS encoding acetylornithine transaminase — protein sequence MSISQHWIDRGNAHIAKTYGRYPIVAVRGEGCRLFDADGKTYLDFVAGVAVNNLGHCHPKVVEALTEQAKRLLHCSNYYHIPQQIELAELLCTHSFGDRVFFCNSGAEANEAAIKLARKYSADRSGENRFEVITALASFHGRTLGTISATGQDKIKAGFAPILPGFKYVPFGDIDALRAAVSPQTCAIMLEPVQGEGGVNVPPPGYLKAVREFCDRMGLLLIFDEVQVGCGRTGTLFAYEHDGVEPDIMTLAKALAGGPPIGAMVAREEVAESFGPGTHGSTFGGNPLMSAAGVAAMRATLEDGVLENCQVMGQYLYQRLLDLKERFDFVTEVRGRGLILGMELTIDGADIVNRAMAKGLLINCTVGKVLRFVPPLIVTQAEIDEAIDILAGILMEV from the coding sequence ATGAGCATTTCACAGCACTGGATCGATCGCGGCAATGCCCACATTGCCAAGACCTACGGCCGCTATCCCATCGTCGCCGTTCGCGGCGAAGGCTGCCGGCTTTTTGACGCCGACGGCAAAACCTATCTCGACTTCGTCGCCGGTGTCGCTGTCAACAATCTCGGTCACTGCCATCCCAAGGTGGTGGAAGCCCTCACCGAGCAGGCCAAGCGGCTGCTGCACTGCTCCAACTACTACCACATCCCCCAGCAGATCGAGCTGGCGGAGCTGCTGTGCACGCATTCCTTCGGCGACCGCGTCTTTTTCTGCAACTCGGGGGCCGAGGCCAATGAAGCCGCGATCAAGCTGGCCCGTAAATACAGCGCCGACCGCTCCGGCGAGAACCGTTTCGAGGTCATTACCGCCCTCGCCTCCTTTCACGGCCGCACCCTCGGCACCATCAGCGCCACAGGCCAGGACAAGATCAAGGCCGGCTTCGCCCCCATCCTGCCCGGCTTCAAGTATGTCCCCTTCGGCGACATCGATGCCCTGCGCGCGGCCGTGTCGCCCCAGACCTGCGCCATCATGCTGGAACCCGTGCAGGGGGAAGGCGGCGTCAACGTGCCGCCGCCGGGCTACCTCAAGGCCGTGCGTGAATTCTGTGACAGGATGGGGCTGCTCCTGATTTTCGACGAGGTTCAGGTCGGCTGCGGCCGCACCGGCACCCTCTTCGCCTATGAGCATGACGGTGTCGAGCCCGACATCATGACCCTGGCCAAGGCTCTGGCCGGCGGCCCTCCCATCGGCGCCATGGTCGCGCGGGAAGAAGTCGCCGAATCCTTCGGCCCCGGCACCCACGGCTCCACCTTCGGCGGCAATCCCCTCATGTCTGCCGCCGGCGTCGCCGCCATGCGCGCCACCCTGGAAGACGGCGTCCTTGAAAACTGCCAGGTCATGGGACAGTACTTGTATCAACGACTGCTGGATCTGAAAGAACGCTTCGACTTTGTCACCGAGGTGCGCGGGCGCGGCCTGATTCTCGGCATGGAGCTGACCATCGACGGTGCCGACATCGTCAATCGCGCCATGGCCAAGGGGCTGCTCATCAACTGCACCGTCGGCAAGGTACTGCGCTTCGTGCCGCCGCTGATCGTCACCCAGGCCGAAATCGACGAGGCCATCGACATTCTGGCCGGCATATTGATGGAAGTGTAG
- the argB gene encoding acetylglutamate kinase: protein MQEIIDKANVLMEALPYIKRFRNKTIVIKYGGNAMVEERLKEGFARDVILMKYIGLNPVVVHGGGPQIGQVLKEMGRETRFVQGMRVTDAATMDVVEMVLGGKVNKEIVGNINRHGGQAVGLSGKDGHFIRARKLEMKAINPDTLTPEIIDVGLVGEVEHVNPAIIMALEDNNFIPVIAPIGVGLGGETYNINADLVAGKVAGALRAEKLILLTDVEGVKDKQGRLISTIDIDRVPDLINDGTISGGMIPKVNCCIDAVEEGVTKTHIIDGRMEHACLLEIFTDKGIGTAIARFNS from the coding sequence ATGCAGGAGATCATCGACAAGGCCAATGTGCTGATGGAGGCGCTGCCTTACATCAAGCGATTCCGCAACAAGACCATCGTCATCAAGTACGGCGGCAACGCCATGGTGGAAGAGCGACTGAAGGAGGGCTTCGCCCGCGACGTCATCCTCATGAAATACATCGGGCTCAACCCCGTCGTCGTCCACGGCGGCGGCCCGCAGATCGGCCAGGTCCTCAAGGAGATGGGTCGGGAGACCCGCTTCGTGCAGGGTATGCGGGTAACGGACGCGGCGACCATGGACGTGGTGGAGATGGTACTGGGCGGCAAGGTCAACAAGGAGATCGTCGGCAACATCAATCGCCATGGCGGCCAGGCCGTGGGCCTCTCCGGAAAGGATGGCCACTTCATCCGGGCCCGCAAACTGGAGATGAAGGCCATCAATCCCGACACCCTGACGCCGGAGATCATCGATGTCGGCCTGGTCGGTGAAGTCGAACATGTCAACCCGGCCATTATCATGGCCCTGGAGGACAACAACTTCATCCCCGTCATTGCGCCTATCGGCGTCGGTCTGGGCGGCGAGACCTACAACATCAACGCCGACCTGGTGGCCGGCAAGGTCGCCGGCGCCCTGCGCGCCGAAAAGCTCATCCTCCTTACCGATGTCGAGGGGGTCAAGGACAAGCAGGGACGTCTCATCTCGACCATCGACATCGACCGTGTGCCTGACCTCATCAATGACGGCACCATCTCCGGCGGCATGATCCCCAAGGTCAACTGCTGCATCGACGCCGTCGAGGAAGGGGTGACCAAAACCCACATCATCGACGGCCGCATGGAGCACGCCTGCCTGCTGGAAATCTTCACCGACAAGGGAATCGGCACCGCTATCGCGAGGTTCAACTCATGA
- the hslU gene encoding ATP-dependent protease ATPase subunit HslU: MTNFTPREIVSELDRYIVGQKNAKRAVAVALRNRWRRQQVANDLREEITPKNIIMIGPTGVGKTEIARRLARLAQAPFVKVEASKFTEVGYVGRDVESMVRDLLDLAIIMVKEEEAQKVRVKAEDLAEERLLDLLLPGEPVSTETGESKESTRDKLRKLLRKGALNERFVELETQEAKMPAMNVLTPPGAEDMGINLKEMFGNLFPKKTKRTRMKVADAREILIETEAEKLVDMDKVQTLARERTEQSGIIFIDEIDKIASREGGHGPEISREGVQRDILPIVEGSSINTKYGPVKTDHILFIAAGAFHVAKPSDLIPELQGRFPIRVELDSLGEEEFVQILTEPKNALTRQYCALMATESIDLIIHEDAVREIARTARIVNERTENIGARRLHTIMEKLLEELSFDAPERSIKRVEIDAAYVRSVLADIVEDEDLSRYIL; the protein is encoded by the coding sequence ATGACAAACTTCACGCCAAGAGAAATCGTTTCCGAACTGGACCGCTACATCGTCGGCCAGAAGAACGCCAAGCGCGCCGTGGCCGTCGCCCTGCGCAACCGCTGGCGCCGCCAGCAGGTCGCCAACGACCTGCGCGAAGAGATCACCCCCAAGAACATTATCATGATCGGCCCCACCGGCGTCGGCAAGACCGAGATCGCCCGCCGCCTGGCCAGGCTGGCCCAGGCCCCTTTCGTCAAGGTGGAAGCCAGCAAGTTTACCGAGGTGGGTTACGTCGGCCGTGACGTCGAAAGCATGGTGCGCGACCTCCTCGATCTGGCCATCATCATGGTCAAGGAAGAAGAAGCGCAGAAGGTGCGGGTCAAGGCCGAAGACCTCGCCGAAGAACGCCTGCTCGACCTGCTCCTGCCCGGCGAACCCGTTTCGACGGAAACAGGCGAGAGCAAAGAGTCAACCCGGGACAAGCTGCGCAAGCTGCTGCGCAAAGGGGCTCTCAACGAGCGCTTCGTTGAACTGGAGACCCAGGAAGCCAAGATGCCGGCCATGAACGTCCTCACCCCACCCGGCGCCGAGGATATGGGGATCAATCTCAAGGAGATGTTCGGCAACCTCTTCCCCAAGAAGACCAAGCGCACCCGCATGAAGGTGGCCGACGCCCGCGAAATCCTCATCGAGACGGAAGCCGAAAAGCTGGTGGACATGGACAAGGTGCAGACGCTCGCCCGCGAACGCACCGAACAGAGCGGCATCATCTTCATAGACGAGATCGACAAAATTGCCAGCCGCGAAGGTGGCCACGGCCCCGAGATCTCCCGTGAAGGCGTGCAGCGCGACATCCTGCCTATCGTCGAGGGGAGCAGCATCAACACCAAGTACGGTCCGGTCAAGACCGACCACATCCTCTTTATCGCCGCCGGCGCCTTTCATGTCGCCAAGCCCTCGGATCTCATTCCCGAACTGCAGGGACGTTTTCCCATCCGCGTCGAACTGGACAGCCTCGGCGAAGAAGAGTTCGTCCAGATTCTTACCGAGCCGAAGAACGCCTTGACCCGCCAGTACTGCGCGCTGATGGCGACGGAGAGTATCGACCTGATCATCCATGAGGATGCCGTGCGCGAGATTGCCCGCACCGCCCGCATAGTCAATGAACGCACGGAGAACATCGGCGCCAGACGCCTGCACACCATCATGGAAAAACTGCTGGAGGAACTCTCCTTCGACGCCCCGGAGCGCTCTATCAAACGGGTGGAGATCGATGCCGCCTACGTCCGCAGCGTCCTCGCCGACATCGTCGAGGATGAAGACCTCAGCAGATACATACTCTAG